Below is a genomic region from Venturia canescens isolate UGA chromosome 1, ASM1945775v1, whole genome shotgun sequence.
tcaaaGCTTTCGAATTTCTTGCCCACGCTTTTCTCAGACAAATCCATTATTCAAGTGCACTacgaaaataatataataaaaaatgtcgtACCAACAAACATggacatattttttaccaaCATATATTAAAACGAatatattttaatattgtACAAGttattttagaaaaatcgATTACAACTGTCTCAACTTTACATTTTGTCTCAATGTTGCATACGATATCAAGACTGGATTCACTAATCACGTAACATAATTATTggcaaaaaatatgtttttaatgataaatattgcacagaaaattgtattttaaaaAGGGGTTACCATAGAAAAATGCAAATATAATATCTTACCTTTATGACACGAACTGATGAGAAAACATTTCaattaattgaaacaaaaatcaataataattatcAAATTGCTGGCACTAAATCAATATCGTATATGATGTTCGAAGACAATCCGAAATGTATAGCGACTGACTGACCATCCACCGAAACAACGAAACTAACCGTAGCGCATGGAGTGTTTTGTGTTGAGCGATACGCGCGAAGGAAAGAGACAGTTATATGTTTGTTTTGATTGCTGGTTCACGCACAGGAAAAAGAGATAGTTATATGTTTGTTTTGATTACTGGTTCACGCACAGGACAAACTTTCTTACAGTCTCTAAAGAACTAGCCTCGATGTTGCATCGGTAGATAGCAGTATagcagtaaaaaataataaagaaggttataataaaaaaaccttCACGATCATAACTTTAACActtcttttcttcattttatatGGAATTGCATTGACCATATGACCACACGTATTGTCGTAACGCGTATCTCATATATACCACGCAGTTTGTAAGAGTGTTCGCAGTTCTCTTTTTTTCGGATTATCCAGTTACTCTCTTGATTTTAAAAGGTAAGTGAAGACAATATGAGTATATTTATTGACTGAACTTCGTAAAAATAAAGGATTAACGAATGAAATACAAGAAATCATGATTCTGGTGACGAACAAAGACGGACGAATAAATTCAATAACAAACTTTCAAAAAAGTAGCACCATTACGTGATATAACAACGATTATCGATAATAATATTCCTCAAAAGTTGATTACACATTGCTCaaaggaataaatatttaaaaggtCATTTCTCAATTCTTTTCTAATGCAAATcgaatttgtcaattttttaaaattgttaattagtttttttcaaattttctgatcttttttgtatctcagtttaaaaatttttgtaacagctgtatttattcatctttttGTTCAATATCATTTAAAAAGAATGGtgaacctgtttgaaaacCTGCCTTATTTTTACAGATGACTGACAAAGTCATTTTCGGAAAAGACAGATCTTTCTCGAGTTTTGCGGAATTCGAAGAAGAATTATACGTATATCAATTGGAAAATGGACAAttgtatacgaaaaaaaacagcagATTAGCTACATCAGAGGACGACTTAATCTACCACGAAGTAAAATATGTGTGTAAATATGGCGGTGTCTTTAAACCcagtggaaaaaatattcgacagAGGAGGTATTATCCTAAGTTAATGTTTTTGTGCTATCTATTTGTGTGCCATTTAAATACAATTATTGTCATTTTCAGCTCTCAAAAAATGGGTTGCCCagcaacaataaaaatacgtGCGGATAAAATGCgcaaaaaaatggtgatagttgaaatggaaattcAACACAATCACGATAAATTGGAGGtgagaaataaatatatgttgAAGGTTTACTTGTAAATTTAATAGACAGTGCGGTGCccttaatgttttttttataatataataaaatcttgtatttttttgtaaaaataagtgaataaataatatataaataacgaatcaataaaaataaataactaaatgattaataatgagtataaatattattctacatttttttcagatgaAAGAGGTAGAGGCCGCAATTtccgaatcgaaaaaaaaagcgacGAAGGAGAGAAAGCGAGTGAACAAAAAATCTTGCCCATCGACTTCGGTCGAAAATCAGCCTTGCCCAGCCATCACCATCGAAAATGAACCTCGCGCATCCACCTCGGCCGAAAATCAGACTTGCCCAGATACCACCATTGAAAACCAGCCTTGCGCATCCACCTCCATCGAAAATCAGTCTTACTCAGCGGCCACTACCGTCAAAAATCAGTCCTTCGCATCCACCTTGGTCGAGAATCAGCCTTTCCCAACCACAACCGTCGAAAATCAGCCGTGCCTATCCACCTCCATCGAAAATCAGTTTTTATCATCCACCTTCATCGAAAATCAGTTATTCTCATCCACCTCcatcgaaaatttgttttttccatcTACTTCCATCCAAAATCAGTCTCTTCTCTCAGACGaagttgagaagaaaaaaatgtacatggCGATACAACCGCTTCTGGAAAATTATATTGACAGCCTCTTCGACAACTCAGTACAAGAGCGGGTACAGAAAAACCTCGAAGGAGTAATCGATCTCTTGAAACGATTTCAAGAATCGCATATAAACCAAAATATTGGCACCGAGGTTATAGCCGACACTGACATCGCCAACTTACCGATAATTACGGAGTTCGAGTTGACGACATATTCAACGGCGGGTGATAAAGATGGGACGGAACTAAAAAATATTACCCGGAAAACAGAAGATGAGGGCGGTGATACATttcaaattgatcaaatcATAATGCCGAAGAAAGTACAAGCGAAAGGCCGACCGAAAGGTGCTGCTTTAACGGCAATCGGGCTACATCGACAAGCACATGcaccaaaaaaattttctgctCAGCACGTcgataaaaaacgaagagatattttgaaatttttatgtgtCGACGAGCACAAAATAGAAGCCGCACGAGAAGGTGAATATTCTATCGTAGAGAAGGATATCGACCTTATTCATTTGCCGGACTCCCTCGTCGATAAATCGGTTGACATAAGATTGGTCGAGCCatattttgaaggaaaaacatttatttcgcTAACGAAAGCGATTGAAGAGAAGAAGAATAGCGGTGTATTCACTTGTGGCATCTGTAAGGAGAGCGCAACGGACAAGTGTGTGCTGTGCGACCAATGCTTACTTTGGCATCATTTTGAATGCGCGGGTTTAAAACGAGCACCGAGAGCGAGCTCGTGGTTTTGCCTTCAGTGCAAAGACTAAATGAAACTaaaatcggtttttttttcgtaattttcgtccagtttttttctttaaataatTTGAAGACATAAGTagcatatatatattgaataaaaaaaaaggcaaTAAAGAAATATTAACTTATTATCTTATCCATGATCACAAAATTTATTGTGGAATTTCTTATGTGCGTGCGTATGTAAGTATATACCTTTTCCATTATTCAATAGAGACATAATACTTtcatgtgtgtgcgtgcgtaaACTATACACATTCATGAAGGCGTGGATGGGGCAATATAGACAAACAATAGTTATACACCATTGTttcaagaaaagaaaatatttatctcTAAGAGGGAGGGAGATGTCTCGGAGAATTAGCAGTTGGTCGTTTGCTGTTGATCGATAATGCAGACATCTCTCTAAAAAGGCGTGCAGCGTGTCTCTAAGCCTTTATGGTTATTATATACGCACGACACACTCTTAAACGTACGACGCACTCTTAAACGTACGACACACTCTTAAACCTACGACGCACGCTTAAACGTACGATACACTCTTAACGTACGACACTGACACAGTCTTAAACGCACGACGCACGCTTAAACGTACGAAAAAAGGGTGCGAATAGCCACAgcgattaattaattatacgtatcgatccgctgcaaaccgatggagtgaaaacaaggatcggagagggcagagccaaactgaatatgaagcaaaatatgggaaacatgagaaataaattagaaaacatttattcaattaaagtttacaacatcattctaacagttctgtgtgtttttgttgtatttattcatatatataatctgacgtcttcatatatataacctagcctactgacgatatatttacactggacaatatttctcgcactctgttttaattgaaagattattttagttaacgcttatttccagtcgaacaaaatcatgaaatcttgaagttttcgttgacatatgcatcgcgcattttttatatcctttttcgcacacatatcacagactacatttacgcggccgctttgatactggtttagtatatcacaaaatttaacgaaataaatagtaatatgcacttcgttagatgacgaaaattatttttagttatcccgcacgcacttcgtaacatcataaccccaaacgtcaacatgacgtgaaacttcggctggtgactttcgagctctcggcatgtgacgtcagtccgcgacaccgccgcgaagttagaccgagggacatgaggcctttgatggtattatatacagacatgtcaaatttctaaatgtgttagtaacttttgcataatcttgagcctgtgcaaagtgttttctcagcaattacgctactgatcgtgttggtttcgggctcattcgaaagagattttgaaatttagtctccaaactaattttcgcttaacaaaacatctcttgagctccgcaatgccagaaaatgacatgccagttttacccccaccaccgtgaatcgttttattcagagaaaagatagtctcggcgagagcctcaggccagcagacgacagggctgtcaatgtacttgtcccgagactctaccgagtctcttgatttaagttcgaaataaaatatgttcgcgtgtgtgtatatgtgtgtattagggtggtcgttatttggggtcttttaaaacaatgcttaaccctcgaccatgcgggttgaagttttccgtttaaaatacatggaatttttctgcgtctgtggtcactattttactgtgggcctcaatacgtttggaaaatcttcaaattttcagaaattattttacaagcatgttgctacacggaaaaaatgttcaaagctcctatccttaaaatgttgtatagcatcatcatactaacccattaatgcgcaaaacgatatttttggacacacaatttcaagtacgcagttttgactgaaaaacaaaagaaaaattcttcaaaatctgatatagggggtttttgagggtgctctttcagaacctggcgtttattttttaaaattaaatcaaaatcttcattatttttgcgttttgaattggaaagtcaaaaattttgaacgtttttttccctcaaatcgatttccgttactgttgctgcactcaaataaccatattaaggccagcaaaagtgttttcaatgtctgacctttccggaacattggttataaccagtatttttctcgaaagactcaacaaagaaatgtaacagaacaaaaagtgttgagaatcatctaaagaatacgcctgatttttttcaaaaattttctagctagttttgtatttttcaatttcgattaattttgtaaaatttttgaagttctgaaaagattcacacgcattcttcggatgattctaaacaatttttgttatatattttttttgtaaagttgaaactttttgaaaaaaaaattattttccatcgaataataaataggttcataattttcttcttaaaaagtttcaacttaaaaaaaaaaattatataacaaaaattgtttagaatcatccaaagaatgtgaatcttttcaaagattttaaatattttaaaaatttatcgaaattgaaaaatacaaaaatagctagaaaatttttgaaaaaaatcacacgtattctttagaagattctcaatactttttgttctggaacatttctttgttatgtcaagactttcgagaaaaaaaatcatacagattttcatcatgctgttttgcaaaagccgccattatgcaaaaactgagtaagaaaaaagtgtttataagcagtgttctggactcgtcagaccttaagaacatctttgctggcgataatatggttatttgagagcagcaacagtaagggatcgctttgaaaaaaaaaatgttagaaaatcttgacttttcaattaaaaacgaataaataatgcagattttgatttaattttacaaaataaatgcaagattctgaaagagcactctcaaaaaccccctatatcagattttgttctttagttaaaactgcgtacttgaaattgtgtgtccaaaattgtcgttttgcgcattaatgggttcttatagtgatgctatacaacattttaagggtaggagttttgaaaatttttttcgtgtagcaacatgcttgtaaaacaatttatggaaatttcaagattttccaaatatattgaggcccacagtataatcgtgaccacaaacgcagaaaaattccatgtattatgaacagaaaacttcaacccccatggtcgagggttgagcattgttctacaaatctgacaaaattacagcattactttttatgtatttcgaaccaatttagggggcgaaaagggtaaaataaatttgatcccaaataactaccaccctagtgggtattaaaatacctaaaacaacttgcatgcataataaaacgatttttattttcaaaaaaactgattcggcttgagggggtcaccccccatggcaaccgcattttttggggtttcctctattttttgcgacgagaaaaaaacacagacttaaaatttaaagagtttattcattggtatttcaactttaggatagaattttttaactctgatgtctcgagttaattccgtgtaaaattaatccacaggatcccatatgcttctccatggtgtccacgattcccgggggtcccgtttatctgcgatcaaaaaaccgaggagcgttttgatttgtaaagcagtgggctattgcctgaactaaaatcatacagaaatatcgaaattgaaggattattgagctatgcaacattttgaaaaattgaaataaggtttttctaaacggaaaaatccttcaatgtttaatatttctgtataattttaattcaggtgataaccactgctttactaatccaaacgctccttggttttttgatttcagataaaccgatcccctggaatcgtggagactatgaagaaacatatacgttcctgtggagtagctttacaccgaatctaccagagatatcagagttaaaaaattctaccatcgagttgaaataccattgagTAAActctttgaatttcaaaagtctatgttttttttctttgccgcaagaaaattgcgaaaaaaccctacaaaattcggccgccatgcggggtgaccccctatgttggatttaattattccaatcgatcaatatcgcgttatcttgaaaaaagattcgagtgccttagtcattgaaatcctgtcgttatttaacgacattgaaatttattattcgttttaattttttgagtttttaaataaattagccgtaatttgattaaaaaatgtttgtttccttttttttgatatctctttcaatgagacagggaataattttaattaaaaaatttttcaataaatgtcttttcgcaagtacactctgatgggtgataatatgatcattacatctgaacggtagtctcagtgaataaaccctacatatatgttactcatacatgtagtgtgcatttcttggtacgtacaaaaaatgaattaacaataacagaatgtcatctatattgtgccctaacatgaagaatttgattttccaatatcctgtaaaattttttcaagttcacagtgcacaaaaagtagtcaaatcaaaccataagtaacagcacgaatgctgttaaaaaattgaagacaagtacatttatgtttgatgtcacctggacagtagtctcagtgaaaccctatgtgacactcatgtagttcaaaacacgaatgcacgatgatttataagaagttgttcgatctgttctctcgaaacttgcttcaaatgagcaattcattactaaaggttataaaaaaaaaccatttcaaacgcaatgaataaaaaaatgaatctgttaaatcatggtaatgcgtgaaaaacgtttggttcaaaggaacaaaacgtggtcaaataaatgcaaaagtgacgagtacatcggatgacgagtgaaaaaaattcaaaacataatggtatgtaaaaaaaattacgaaaccaactgtaaataatttcaacaaaacaattaagaaaagctttcacaaatcatgaaaaaatattatattaaaaaaaatacaaatctgtaattatattgtaaaggaaaaaaaaaattcaaataggacgtgagaaattcattcttacgggaagcacccggaacttgagaaagttccagtgaatcaaaaaagttaccatctgagttatgtgcagcactacaatttatggcatcaatcggaggataagtattttattagtatataatacataatttttcacaatatgaaattgttctgagaaacgttcaaatccaaaaaaaaatcgcatcgaaggtaaaagtcatttgttactctatggtggcagagacttacttagaagaaaatcgattcttctcagactttcaggatcccctggtattcacaatattcgacgtcgatttcgtatcggtacaaattatgtttaaatatgtgctaaaagtacttgtccggcccatcacttttcattcaaattgctcattcaaataaaaatcaaactagacgttaatttctgcgttatttttatggaactagcattaacgctggcgttacacgcccacttgaatttggacatcattccacatatgctcggcggcaactatctcttcgcaacaattcatggcatcgagtaaacaaaaccattgcaacagatagaggctttacattccgatatatcgaaaatttttttttaagaaagagtatatagtaatacactcgggaatcacttttcatcgaatttcaagaaatgcccgtgtcgcactcattttttaatgttgatttcaacaaagtgcagttgtgtacgtgaccataaaaaaacgaaattgtacagacgaatctgctcgaaaatttattgaattgcgatttattatcagctgaatatcttcagtaatagaatagattagttgctataacgaataaatttcgtttgaagaagaaaacgtgtagtaaaaattgccgtcatttcaatataaactagGGGAAAAATcccatagtcaactgaacataaataaggaacttttgaaaaaaaagacgtgatatcaaaccataaacttcccctaggaaaaaaaaggttgggacaagtacattgacggtccctcgtttgctgataattccatccatgaaaaaaactttaaaacaaaatttttataaaaaatgggcaaaaaaattattttataaaaaaaatacagaacaattcgaaaaaaatttcacaaatcttgaaaaagcattatctttaaaaaaaactaaactgtatctattttttaaagtgttaaaagaatcaaataacaagtaaaaaataaaaaccgaaaaatcgcgcttgaaatcattttggaaaccgatgcctcattcttcttatttgattcgaacagctcaatcaattgaaaaaaattccatctattttacgtgcagcattaaaatttattatatcaattcgaggccaagtattttctaatgaattgaaaaaagttaccacttgagttacatgcagcactaaaatttatgatatcaatcgaaggacaagtaatttatgagtaactccaaatttcaacattatggaacttttttaagaagcttttaaatccaaaaaaatcacatgcaagctagtcatttcttactctatggtggcagagacgatttttttcagactttcaggagctactgatattattcacaatattcgacgtcgattggatcgatagaaattatgtttaaatatgagttaaaagtacttgtccggcccatcacttttcatttaaatcaaataaaaatcaatcataaaaaaacgaaactgtacgggagaatccggttaaaaatttattgaaatgcgatttaggttagttatgccgaatgaaattcgttcgctggaagaagtgagaagtaaaaactgccgtcatagcaatacaaactggggagttcatttggaagcttcaacatatttaatgtgcaaaatgttttttatttatcgatgcacaataacatcttttgtatattacacgacaatttgtttccattcttattaaattagtgcaattaagagaaaattacttgaagataactctctaaattccctttgcatgaatatttgtgctccaacaattctcaaaaagccctgatttttatttaaatataataagtttaatggaaagtgatgggccggacaagtacttttaactcatatttaaacataatttctatcgatccaatcgacgtcgaatattgtgaataatatcagtagcacctgaaagtctgaaaaaaatcgattgtctctgccaccatagagtaagaaatgactagcttgcatgtgatttttttggatttaaaagcttcttaaaaaagttccataatgttgaaatttggagttactcataaattacttgtccttcgattgatatcataaattttagtgctgcacgtaactcaaatggtaacttttttcaatttattagaaaatacttggcctcgaattgatataataaattttaatgctgtacgtaaattagatggaattttttttaattgatttagcccttcgaatcaaataagaagaatgaggcatcggtttccaaaatgatttcaagggcgatctttcggtttttattttttacttgttatttgattcttttgacactttaaaaaatagatacagattagttttttttacagataatgatttttcaagatttgtgaaaattttttcgaattgttctgtatttttttttataaaatcatttttttgacaatttaaaaagaaaatatttttaaagtttttttcatggatggaattatcagcaaacgagggaccatcaatgtacttgtcccaaccttttttttcctataaaaAGTGTTCGAAGATATTTTGTTACTACAAAATATGACTTTGTTTATTACTGCAGAGTTACACTTTTTATTACAAGATGAGATAGGTTTAAATTTGAGTTTCGCTgagtttaacaattttactgTTTGAAGAAAAGTTATTACGTTTGATATTCGATTGTAACTTTTTAAGGAGCTGGTGTTAACTGACTGTTGTGTTGTAAAAATGGTCATTTTATAACTTCGGGATTTTCTTTATGAGAGCTATGGAAGGGAATTGTTTTTGTGTTTAGGGTAGGCTGTTGAGATGATAAGAGGTTTCCCAGGCTTGGATGCTGGTGGAAAAAAGCGTGGGAAAGTATATTAGAGGGTTTGATTGGCTCAGTTTTTAGGATGAGGGAATTTTACGAAACGACGTGATTCAGTTCTAACGATATCGGTGGACTTGGACCGGTTGATCATCGTGAGTTAGAACTGTGAGGAGTGATTGTTTTTCCCAGCTGATATAGAAGCGGATAATTCCGGGTTGGTCTTATCGATACTGTTTAGCTGAGATAGAGTTGTTTTTGTGTACTATGAGCTATGAGTTATTGTTACTGTATGTCTAAATGACTCTTACCGAtgtcgacaaatgatgatgtGGCTTTAGTTTGCGTACTATCTACTAgtatgtcgaaaaaaattaggGGCCTACATAGGACTATGTGTTAGGACGTAATAACACGATCAATTTCCAATGTTACCTGAAAGAATTGCGTACCAAGCTACAAATTTTCAGGTGAGGATGCCGTTTTATGATATCCGGTATATTTGTGGCctcgtttttttatccatttcctCCGTAAATTCATAGACGCTTTGAGCAATAAACGTAGGTGCGGTGTATCACcggaattcatatttttttcgagctcTTTCAGTGCATCTACTCCATCTGCATCAGGAcgcctgaaaaataaaaatgtaacaagAGATTCCCTAATATTCATGGaaattgatttaaaaattcaaacgtaCTTTTTATACTCGTAACAGTTGGAATATTTTGACccattttcaatttgtctTCGCCAAATTTCATTGCAGATCGTTTTGAATTAGCACGTCGATTCCGCACATTTGTACTCAACTGATGTCGTACAGTCCCCTGcaataatttgacaattgtagtAACTGGAAATgcaaagaaatgaaaacttaCACATCCATGGTCTCCGCCGCTGAGCTCTGGATAAGCACTGACAATGGCTTTTGCGTAgttgaaataatcatttttactcgGCATGCCATTAGTGCGATTCAAAAGATCAGTTGCCCAAAAATACGTTAATGACTTTTGAGCAAGTAACATTCCTCCGTTGTTCACTTTTTGAATCAACTCCGGGGTCAGTTCTGGCAATGATGTTGGCCTTCCAACGAAGCTTGAAATTATGCTTCTTTTTTCAGTAAAGTGATTTGTTTTCAGTTTTTTGAACTGACtgttgattgattgattttcctgaaattccaaaaatcaagCACAAcacttttatttctcaaagCATGAAGCAAATCTTATGACtatttgacaaaataaaaatctcaggagttcaaaactttctttacaataaaagaaatttcatgtAAGTTTTCATCTTTGAAGAGTACATTGGTtacaataaaatattcataattttctttgtACAAATAGGTTttaatgatgaattttccttGTCAGCGGTAAAAGTTTGGATCAAATTCCtttctctgaaaaaaaatttggatcaaatttcttttctcgcaACAATTTTGATGAACTTTCTTTCTAAGTAATGAAagttttgatcaaatttgtttACCGCAACAGTATTcataaaagcttttttctttacacCTCGGTCGTAAGTACGCAGTTTTTGCACCAATTTTAGTACCGAAAGTACAACATTGCTGCactgtcaaaactgcacgcgcggCATTTGTCTCAGGGGGAGCAAACAATTTTGTCTGCATTTCGAAAGGTTTGACATAGTTTTATTCacgtaatttttttgacgtttgacgtttaAATCGATATTGCCTACACAGTTTTTGAGGAAAACCGTGTCTAGTCGTCTGGGAAACCGTAtgaataaggttatgttacCAAAACAGCGCTAAACTGCTACATGACCGGACGAATAACATGCATTTATTCTTCCAGATGAAATCGATacgacgacaaaaaatatctaATGTAATCGAATTGATGAAATGTCCGAAACAATGGTCTATTTTCAGGTGCATAGTAaagcaaatattcatataaattatcAAGTATTAGTAGCGGGAAATATTCACAGAGAGAT
It encodes:
- the LOC122413567 gene encoding uncharacterized protein, with the protein product MEIQHNHDKLEMKEVEAAISESKKKATKERKRVNKKSCPSTSVENQPCPAITIENEPRASTSAENQTCPDTTIENQPCASTSIENQSYSAATTVKNQSFASTLVENQPFPTTTVENQPCLSTSIENQFLSSTFIENQLFSSTSIENLFFPSTSIQNQSLLSDEVEKKKMYMAIQPLLENYIDSLFDNSVQERVQKNLEGVIDLLKRFQESHINQNIGTEVIADTDIANLPIITEFELTTYSTAGDKDGTELKNITRKTEDEGGDTFQIDQIIMPKKVQAKGRPKGAALTAIGLHRQAHAPKKFSAQHVDKKRRDILKFLCVDEHKIEAAREGEYSIVEKDIDLIHLPDSLVDKSVDIRLVEPYFEGKTFISLTKAIEEKKNSGVFTCGICKESATDKCVLCDQCLLWHHFECAGLKRAPRASSWFCLQCKD
- the LOC122413577 gene encoding uncharacterized protein, producing MLLAQKSLTYFWATDLLNRTNGMPSKNDYFNYAKAIVSAYPELSGGDHGCGTVRHQLSTNVRNRRANSKRSAMKFGEDKLKMGQNIPTVTSIKSVLMQME